The Rhodothermales bacterium genome contains the following window.
CCTCCTCCGCCCCTTCCTCCGTGAGCCCACAAAACGCCACATCCGCCCCGGCCTCCGCGCAAGCGAGAGCAATCGCCCGCCCGATGCCGCTCGTGGCGCCGGAAATGAGGATCCTTTTTTCGGCCAGGTCTATCCGCATGACGCTCTAATCACCTCACAAATCGCTATTCGCTATTCGCTTATCCTTCACCCCCCAAACTTCGTCTCCGCCATCCCCCTCACCCCCGGCTGGAGGGCAAACACCCCGCCGGCCTGGGGCTGCACCATGCGGGTCTCATCGGGGAGGTTGATGCTGGCCGAGGTGATATAGAGCGTGTCGAGGTCCGGACCGCCGAACATACAGCTTGTCGGGCGCTGTACGGGCATGCGGACTTCCAGATCGATCGAGCCGTCGGGCGCATACCGCGTGACGCGCCAGCCGTCCCACACGGCGCTCCAGATGTACCCCTCGGCGTCGACCGTCAGCCCATCCGGGTAGCCCTGGTCGACCACGGCGAAAACACGTTCGTTGGAGATCGCGCCGGCGGCGAGGTCGAAGTCGAACGCGAAGATGCGTTGCATCGACGAATCCGAATAATACATGGTCCGGTTGTCCGGGCTCCATCCGATGCCGTTGGAGATAAACGCGCCGGGGCGCATGAGCCGGCAGGAGTGGTCGGGGTCGAGCCGGTACAGGGCGCCGTTGATGACTTTTTCAGCGTTGTCCATCGTGCCGGCCCAGAACCGGCCGGCGCGGTCGCACTTGCCATCGTTAAACCGGTTGCCGGCCTTATCCGCCTCTGGATCGACGACGGGGATGACATCACCCGAGTCAAAATCCAGCATATAAAACCCGTTCTGCAGCGCCAGCACCGCCCCGTCGATGGTGCGGAGGGCAAAGCTGCCGATCTCTTCGGGTAGCGCCCACACCCGGTAGTCGCCCGTGCCGGGGGTCCACTTCTGGAGGTGGCGTTCCTTGATGTCGATCCAGTACAGCGCCTGCTCCTCGGGGTCCCACACGGGCCCTTCGCCGAGGATGTCCTGCGAGTCAAATGCACAGTAGGGTTTCATGATGATGCTCCACGGTGATGGTTCCGGGAAGCTACGATCTCGAGCCGGGGATTCATAGGGGGATTTGCGAAGCGGGCTGGATTGACTGGCGCCATGTGGTCTGCTATTTTGATCCGTAGCCCCTTAATAC
Protein-coding sequences here:
- a CDS encoding SMP-30/gluconolactonase/LRE family protein, with the translated sequence MKPYCAFDSQDILGEGPVWDPEEQALYWIDIKERHLQKWTPGTGDYRVWALPEEIGSFALRTIDGAVLALQNGFYMLDFDSGDVIPVVDPEADKAGNRFNDGKCDRAGRFWAGTMDNAEKVINGALYRLDPDHSCRLMRPGAFISNGIGWSPDNRTMYYSDSSMQRIFAFDFDLAAGAISNERVFAVVDQGYPDGLTVDAEGYIWSAVWDGWRVTRYAPDGSIDLEVRMPVQRPTSCMFGGPDLDTLYITSASINLPDETRMVQPQAGGVFALQPGVRGMAETKFGG